The following are encoded together in the Daphnia magna isolate NIES linkage group LG8, ASM2063170v1.1, whole genome shotgun sequence genome:
- the LOC116929677 gene encoding polyamine-transporting ATPase 13A3 isoform X3 — protein sequence MVPWPGRNASSQELHNFGVGTTAGPEGLTKQMNQFPNGEDGRTTSPDIPYSRNANVSYINAGEEDQMELYGYRRSNFRTALTWLFILKTLGILRMVFHWFPEWFLNCTYTRCSLEVAEKVLIVEIYQKKHRRVHIRSITCMSALEIINAANNQTAKGKKKSAEHCNSHVLQDLNRIDDASSLSLPNSDGTFRSATSVRMFTCKKLRYIWNIETKEFLKVKSLGPGMPTSSLHHAEAQQGLAGLSLLEQQRRRAIFGSNFINVPVKSVLELLLLEVLNPFYIFQVVSVLIWIMIEYYYFAAAIMVMSAAGITISIIQTRKNQKKLRNTVHGSDIIDVCRGSGVYETIRTEELVPGDIIILPATGCTMHCDAILLFGTCIVNESMLTGESVPVTKTPLPFQPDVLYHPKEHSRHTLFSGTKVVQTRFYNDEKVMAVVTSTGFMTAKGSLVSAIMYPPPVDFRFERDSYRFIGFLASLASIGFTYSIVKKIISGEAGLKVVFHSFDIITICVPPALPAAMTAGIILAQKRLEQRNIFCISPRSINVSGSLNCICFDKTGTLTEDGLDLWGIVPVVESRRYIPPLRTPLKLSQALSTLRPYDRGPSSASCNKLDPPLLLMGMATCHSLTIIDGNLSGDPLDLKMFESTGWVLVEPSNEDTSKYDNICPTVVTWTPEGGNKTDPETYDSVESGADGAKVEVGIVRQFPFSSSLQRMAIICKRIGQEQLHFFCKGSPEMVQSLCKPDTVPGNHNQILEEYTRQGFRVIALAHRVVEIRSLHKLQKVQREDLEHELTFLGLVVLENRLKPDTKAIVNQLSDAAVRTIMVTGDNLLTAISVARDCGMVGSHDQVVIVNYEEIIGAGSTEGKPRLTYTLAEKSSIQTPSNTTSPSTMNSSGDTTLDINDTDFTGHLAITGKCWSVIQEHYQDLVPRCVVKGTIFARMSPDQKQQLVQALQQLNYVVGMCGDGANDCGALKAAHAGISLSDSEASVASPFTSREASISCVPELIRQGRCALVTSFGIFKYMAAYSLTQFISVMILYEIGTNLTDFQFLYIDLFLICSLSAVFGRTQPHPGPLFNHPPLTSLLSLPPVGSLLIQVCLVGLFQALSMIILTKQDWFVPYMTLHNNVTGLATGDYASHENYAIFSMSMCQYIVLALAYAKGRPFREVFLKNYWFVGALGASTAFSLYVLIDPGYAIKKWLELEMPPMEFRLVIFSLSAAQVIVCLLTEEIVIDRGLVKVMDSSFWLKLRPRKEKYLAVEKEIKLSDWPPVENLVELSPLVTSAVAQK from the exons ATGGTCCCGTGGCCTGGTAGAAATGCGTCTAGCCAGGAGTTGCACAATTTCGGTGTGGGAACAACTGCTGGACCTGAAG gTTTGACCAAACAAATGAATCAATTTCCCAACGGTGAGGATGGACGAACTACGTCACCGGATATTCCCTACTCCAGGAATGCAAACGTTTCATATATCAACGCAGGGGAGGAGGATCAAATG GAACTTTACGGCTACCGCCGCTCCAATTTTCGGACCGCGCTGACTTGGCTTTTCATTCTGAAAACGCTTGGAATTTTACGCATGGTCTTCCATTGGTTTCCGGAATGGTTTCTCAACTGCACGTACACCAGGTGTTCTCTCGAGGTGGCTGAGAAAGTGCTGATCGTA GAGATCTATCAAAAGAAACACCGAAGAGTTCATATTCGAAGTATCACCTGTATGAGTGCCCTTGAGATCAT AAATGCTGCAAATAACCAAACTgctaaaggaaaaaagaaatcggcTGAACACTGTAATTCGCATGTATTGCAAGATTTAAATCGAATCGACGATGCTTCTTCCTTATCTCTTCCAAACTCAGACGGCACATTTCGGa GTGCCACGAGCGTGCGTATGTTCACGTGCAAGAAATTGCGCTACATTTGGAATATCGAAACTAAGGAGTTCTTGAAAGTGAAAAGCTTGGGTCCTGGTATGCCAACATCATCCTTGCATCATGCAGAAGCCCAACAAGGATTAGCTGGTTTATCTCTTCTCGAGCAACAAAGAAG ACGTGCAATTTTTGGCTCCAATTTTATTAACGTTCCAGTGAAAAGCGTTTTGGAGCTTCTCCTTCTTGAAGTGTTGAATCCGTTTTATATCTTCCAAGTGGTTTCTGTCCTGATTTGGATTATGATCGAATATTATTACTTCGCCGCCGCTATTATGGTTATGTCTGCG GCTGGAATAACCATTTCGATCATTCAGACAAGAAAA aatcaaAAGAAACTGAGGAACACCGTTCACGGCAGTGACATAATAGATGTGTGTCGAGGAAGTGGAGTATACGAAACTATAAGAACAGAAGAATTGGTACCTGGAGACATAATCATTTTACCAGCGACTGGTTGTACAATGCATTGTGACGCTATTCTGCTGTTTGGTACCTGCATCGTGAATGAAAGCATGCTCACAG GGGAAAGTGTACCTGTAACAAAGACTCCTTTGCCATTCCAACCAGACGTTCTATATCATCCTAAAGAACACTCTAGACATACTTTGTTTAGTGGAACCAAAGTTGTCCAAACACGATTTTATAACGACGAAAAA GTAATGGCAGTCGTAACGTCGACTGGCTTTATGACAGCAAAAGGTTCGCTCGTGTCCGCCATAATGTACCCACCGCCGGTTGATTTCCGTTTTGAGAGAGACAGTTACCGATTTATTGGCTTTCTTGCTTCCTTGGCTTCTATTGGATTTACCTACAGCATAGTTAAAAAG ATTATTTCTGGAGAAGCAGGATTGAAAGTTGTATTTCATTCTTTTGACATTATCACTATTTGCGTTCCTCCCGCCTTACCTGCGGCCATGACCGCAGGAATCATTTTGGCACAAAAAAGGCTTGAACAGCGAAATATTTTCTGCATTTCACCTAGATCAATTAATGTTTCAG GATCTTTGAATTGTATTTGCTTCGATAAAACTGGAACGCTAACAGAAGATGGGCTGGATTTATGGGGTATTGTACCAGTTGTAGAAAGTCGTCGCTACATACCTCCTTTAAGAA CTCCGTTAAAGTTATCTCAGGCATTATCCACACTTCGTCCATACGATCGAGGTCCATCGTCAGCCAGTTGTAATAAACTGGACCCACCTCTATTGCTAATGGGCATGGCCACTTGCCATTCGTTGACAATTATAGATGGAAACCTTAGCGGTGATCCATTAGACCTTAAG ATGTTTGAGTCAACGGGATGGGTACTCGTTGAACCATCCAATGAAGATACGAGTAAATACGACAACATTTGCCCAACAGTCGTTACGTGGACGCCAGAGGGTGGAAATAAAACAGACCCTGAAACTTATGATTCCGTCGAAAGCGGTGCGGATGGAGCTAAA GTTGAAGTAGGCATTGTTCGCCAGTTCCCGTTCAGCTCGAGTCTTCAGCGAATGGCCATCATCTGCAAACGGATTGGTCAAGAAcagcttcattttttttgcaaaggATCTCCTGAAATGGTTCAATCCCTGTGCAAGCCTGATACCG TGCCGGGAAACCATAATCAAATTCTCGAAGAATATACGAGGCAAGGTTTCCGCGTTATAGCCCTGGCTCACCGTGTCGTTGAGATTCGATCCTTACACAAGCTTCAAAAAGTTCAAAGAGAAGATCTAGAGCATGAATTGACATTCCTCG gTCTAGTCGTCTTAGAGAATCGGCTGAAACCGGATACCAAGGCGATAGTTAATCAGCTATCAGATGCAGCTGTGAGAACCATCATGGTCACTG GAGACAATTTGCTTACAGCTATTAGCGTTGCTCGCG ACTGTGGAATGGTGGGATCCCATGATCAAGTAGTGATCGTCAACTACGAAGAAATTATTGGTGCAGGTTCAACCGAAGGAAAACCGCGTTTGACCTACACTTTGGCCGAAAAGTCTTCTATTCAG ACACCGTCCAATACTACCTCACCGTCGACGATGAATAGTAGCGGCGATACGACTTTGGATATAAACGACACG GACTTCACCGGTCATTTAGCTATCACAGGAAAATGCTGGTCAGTTATTCAAGAACATTATCAGGACTTAGTACCCCGATGCGTCGTGAAAGGGACAATCTTCGCACGTATGTCTCCTGACCAAAAACAGCAGCTCGTCCAGGCATTGCAACAACTGAACTATGTTGTCG GAATGTGTGGAGATGGGGCAAACGACTGCGGTGCTCTAAAAGCAGCTCATGCCGGAATTTCATTGTCAGACTCCGAAGCTTCTGTGGCTTCACCTTTCACTTCAAGAGAGGCGAGCATTAGTTGCGTACCAGAGCTCATTCGTCAAGGACGTTGCGCACTGGTGACGTCATTTGGCATTTTCAAGTACATGGCCGCATACAGTCTCACGCAGTTTATCTCCGTCATGATTTTATACGAAATCGGAACCAATTTGACGGACTTCCAATTCCTCTACATCGATCTTTTCCTTATTTGCTCACTTTCCGCCGTTTTCGGACGTACGCAACCTCATCCAGGACCACTATTCAACCACCCGCCACTGACCTCCCTTCTCTCACTACCACCTGTGGGGTCACTTCTTATTCAAGTATGCTTGGTTGGCTTATTCCAAGCTCTTAGTATGATTATCCTCACCAAACAAGACTGGTTTGTGCCGTATATGACACTTCACAACAACGTGACTGGCCTGGCAACGGGAGACTATGCGTCTCATGAAAACTATGCCATATTTAGCATGTCTATGTGCCAATATATTGTTTTGGCATTGGCGTATGCTAAAGGAAGACCATTTAGGGAGGTTTTCCTCAAAAACTACTGGTTTGTCGGAGCTTTAGGCGCTTCTACTGCATTTTCTCTCTACGTTCTTATCGATCCTGGCTACGCAATCAAGAAGTGGCTAGAACTTGAAATGCCTCCTATGGAGTTCCGCCTCGTCATTTTCAGCCTATCCGCTGCCCAG GTAATCGTTTGTCTGTTAACTGAGGAAATTGTGATAGATCGTGGTCTCGTCAAAGTGATGGATTCTTCCTTCTGGTTGAAGTTACGACCACGCAAAGAAAAATACTTGGCGGTcgaaaaggaaataaaattgaGCGATTGGCCTCCAGTTGAAAACCTTGTAGAGTTGTCTCCATTGGTGACATCCGCAGTTGCTCAGAAATAA
- the LOC116929677 gene encoding polyamine-transporting ATPase 13A3 isoform X1, protein MYKNSGCLNEIVAMSNNKLKDTEDNRLAEQHQLLRKGLTKQMNQFPNGEDGRTTSPDIPYSRNANVSYINAGEEDQMELYGYRRSNFRTALTWLFILKTLGILRMVFHWFPEWFLNCTYTRCSLEVAEKVLIVEIYQKKHRRVHIRSITCMSALEIINAANNQTAKGKKKSAEHCNSHVLQDLNRIDDASSLSLPNSDGTFRSATSVRMFTCKKLRYIWNIETKEFLKVKSLGPGMPTSSLHHAEAQQGLAGLSLLEQQRRRAIFGSNFINVPVKSVLELLLLEVLNPFYIFQVVSVLIWIMIEYYYFAAAIMVMSAAGITISIIQTRKNQKKLRNTVHGSDIIDVCRGSGVYETIRTEELVPGDIIILPATGCTMHCDAILLFGTCIVNESMLTGESVPVTKTPLPFQPDVLYHPKEHSRHTLFSGTKVVQTRFYNDEKVMAVVTSTGFMTAKGSLVSAIMYPPPVDFRFERDSYRFIGFLASLASIGFTYSIVKKIISGEAGLKVVFHSFDIITICVPPALPAAMTAGIILAQKRLEQRNIFCISPRSINVSGSLNCICFDKTGTLTEDGLDLWGIVPVVESRRYIPPLRTPLKLSQALSTLRPYDRGPSSASCNKLDPPLLLMGMATCHSLTIIDGNLSGDPLDLKMFESTGWVLVEPSNEDTSKYDNICPTVVTWTPEGGNKTDPETYDSVESGADGAKVEVGIVRQFPFSSSLQRMAIICKRIGQEQLHFFCKGSPEMVQSLCKPDTVPGNHNQILEEYTRQGFRVIALAHRVVEIRSLHKLQKVQREDLEHELTFLGLVVLENRLKPDTKAIVNQLSDAAVRTIMVTGDNLLTAISVARDCGMVGSHDQVVIVNYEEIIGAGSTEGKPRLTYTLAEKSSIQTPSNTTSPSTMNSSGDTTLDINDTDFTGHLAITGKCWSVIQEHYQDLVPRCVVKGTIFARMSPDQKQQLVQALQQLNYVVGMCGDGANDCGALKAAHAGISLSDSEASVASPFTSREASISCVPELIRQGRCALVTSFGIFKYMAAYSLTQFISVMILYEIGTNLTDFQFLYIDLFLICSLSAVFGRTQPHPGPLFNHPPLTSLLSLPPVGSLLIQVCLVGLFQALSMIILTKQDWFVPYMTLHNNVTGLATGDYASHENYAIFSMSMCQYIVLALAYAKGRPFREVFLKNYWFVGALGASTAFSLYVLIDPGYAIKKWLELEMPPMEFRLVIFSLSAAQVIVCLLTEEIVIDRGLVKVMDSSFWLKLRPRKEKYLAVEKEIKLSDWPPVENLVELSPLVTSAVAQK, encoded by the exons ATGTACAAGAATTCTGGCTGCCTTAACGAGATAGTTGCCATGTCTAATAACAAGTTGAAAGACACCGAGGATAACCGTTTGGCGGAACAACACCAGCTTTTGCGTAAAG gTTTGACCAAACAAATGAATCAATTTCCCAACGGTGAGGATGGACGAACTACGTCACCGGATATTCCCTACTCCAGGAATGCAAACGTTTCATATATCAACGCAGGGGAGGAGGATCAAATG GAACTTTACGGCTACCGCCGCTCCAATTTTCGGACCGCGCTGACTTGGCTTTTCATTCTGAAAACGCTTGGAATTTTACGCATGGTCTTCCATTGGTTTCCGGAATGGTTTCTCAACTGCACGTACACCAGGTGTTCTCTCGAGGTGGCTGAGAAAGTGCTGATCGTA GAGATCTATCAAAAGAAACACCGAAGAGTTCATATTCGAAGTATCACCTGTATGAGTGCCCTTGAGATCAT AAATGCTGCAAATAACCAAACTgctaaaggaaaaaagaaatcggcTGAACACTGTAATTCGCATGTATTGCAAGATTTAAATCGAATCGACGATGCTTCTTCCTTATCTCTTCCAAACTCAGACGGCACATTTCGGa GTGCCACGAGCGTGCGTATGTTCACGTGCAAGAAATTGCGCTACATTTGGAATATCGAAACTAAGGAGTTCTTGAAAGTGAAAAGCTTGGGTCCTGGTATGCCAACATCATCCTTGCATCATGCAGAAGCCCAACAAGGATTAGCTGGTTTATCTCTTCTCGAGCAACAAAGAAG ACGTGCAATTTTTGGCTCCAATTTTATTAACGTTCCAGTGAAAAGCGTTTTGGAGCTTCTCCTTCTTGAAGTGTTGAATCCGTTTTATATCTTCCAAGTGGTTTCTGTCCTGATTTGGATTATGATCGAATATTATTACTTCGCCGCCGCTATTATGGTTATGTCTGCG GCTGGAATAACCATTTCGATCATTCAGACAAGAAAA aatcaaAAGAAACTGAGGAACACCGTTCACGGCAGTGACATAATAGATGTGTGTCGAGGAAGTGGAGTATACGAAACTATAAGAACAGAAGAATTGGTACCTGGAGACATAATCATTTTACCAGCGACTGGTTGTACAATGCATTGTGACGCTATTCTGCTGTTTGGTACCTGCATCGTGAATGAAAGCATGCTCACAG GGGAAAGTGTACCTGTAACAAAGACTCCTTTGCCATTCCAACCAGACGTTCTATATCATCCTAAAGAACACTCTAGACATACTTTGTTTAGTGGAACCAAAGTTGTCCAAACACGATTTTATAACGACGAAAAA GTAATGGCAGTCGTAACGTCGACTGGCTTTATGACAGCAAAAGGTTCGCTCGTGTCCGCCATAATGTACCCACCGCCGGTTGATTTCCGTTTTGAGAGAGACAGTTACCGATTTATTGGCTTTCTTGCTTCCTTGGCTTCTATTGGATTTACCTACAGCATAGTTAAAAAG ATTATTTCTGGAGAAGCAGGATTGAAAGTTGTATTTCATTCTTTTGACATTATCACTATTTGCGTTCCTCCCGCCTTACCTGCGGCCATGACCGCAGGAATCATTTTGGCACAAAAAAGGCTTGAACAGCGAAATATTTTCTGCATTTCACCTAGATCAATTAATGTTTCAG GATCTTTGAATTGTATTTGCTTCGATAAAACTGGAACGCTAACAGAAGATGGGCTGGATTTATGGGGTATTGTACCAGTTGTAGAAAGTCGTCGCTACATACCTCCTTTAAGAA CTCCGTTAAAGTTATCTCAGGCATTATCCACACTTCGTCCATACGATCGAGGTCCATCGTCAGCCAGTTGTAATAAACTGGACCCACCTCTATTGCTAATGGGCATGGCCACTTGCCATTCGTTGACAATTATAGATGGAAACCTTAGCGGTGATCCATTAGACCTTAAG ATGTTTGAGTCAACGGGATGGGTACTCGTTGAACCATCCAATGAAGATACGAGTAAATACGACAACATTTGCCCAACAGTCGTTACGTGGACGCCAGAGGGTGGAAATAAAACAGACCCTGAAACTTATGATTCCGTCGAAAGCGGTGCGGATGGAGCTAAA GTTGAAGTAGGCATTGTTCGCCAGTTCCCGTTCAGCTCGAGTCTTCAGCGAATGGCCATCATCTGCAAACGGATTGGTCAAGAAcagcttcattttttttgcaaaggATCTCCTGAAATGGTTCAATCCCTGTGCAAGCCTGATACCG TGCCGGGAAACCATAATCAAATTCTCGAAGAATATACGAGGCAAGGTTTCCGCGTTATAGCCCTGGCTCACCGTGTCGTTGAGATTCGATCCTTACACAAGCTTCAAAAAGTTCAAAGAGAAGATCTAGAGCATGAATTGACATTCCTCG gTCTAGTCGTCTTAGAGAATCGGCTGAAACCGGATACCAAGGCGATAGTTAATCAGCTATCAGATGCAGCTGTGAGAACCATCATGGTCACTG GAGACAATTTGCTTACAGCTATTAGCGTTGCTCGCG ACTGTGGAATGGTGGGATCCCATGATCAAGTAGTGATCGTCAACTACGAAGAAATTATTGGTGCAGGTTCAACCGAAGGAAAACCGCGTTTGACCTACACTTTGGCCGAAAAGTCTTCTATTCAG ACACCGTCCAATACTACCTCACCGTCGACGATGAATAGTAGCGGCGATACGACTTTGGATATAAACGACACG GACTTCACCGGTCATTTAGCTATCACAGGAAAATGCTGGTCAGTTATTCAAGAACATTATCAGGACTTAGTACCCCGATGCGTCGTGAAAGGGACAATCTTCGCACGTATGTCTCCTGACCAAAAACAGCAGCTCGTCCAGGCATTGCAACAACTGAACTATGTTGTCG GAATGTGTGGAGATGGGGCAAACGACTGCGGTGCTCTAAAAGCAGCTCATGCCGGAATTTCATTGTCAGACTCCGAAGCTTCTGTGGCTTCACCTTTCACTTCAAGAGAGGCGAGCATTAGTTGCGTACCAGAGCTCATTCGTCAAGGACGTTGCGCACTGGTGACGTCATTTGGCATTTTCAAGTACATGGCCGCATACAGTCTCACGCAGTTTATCTCCGTCATGATTTTATACGAAATCGGAACCAATTTGACGGACTTCCAATTCCTCTACATCGATCTTTTCCTTATTTGCTCACTTTCCGCCGTTTTCGGACGTACGCAACCTCATCCAGGACCACTATTCAACCACCCGCCACTGACCTCCCTTCTCTCACTACCACCTGTGGGGTCACTTCTTATTCAAGTATGCTTGGTTGGCTTATTCCAAGCTCTTAGTATGATTATCCTCACCAAACAAGACTGGTTTGTGCCGTATATGACACTTCACAACAACGTGACTGGCCTGGCAACGGGAGACTATGCGTCTCATGAAAACTATGCCATATTTAGCATGTCTATGTGCCAATATATTGTTTTGGCATTGGCGTATGCTAAAGGAAGACCATTTAGGGAGGTTTTCCTCAAAAACTACTGGTTTGTCGGAGCTTTAGGCGCTTCTACTGCATTTTCTCTCTACGTTCTTATCGATCCTGGCTACGCAATCAAGAAGTGGCTAGAACTTGAAATGCCTCCTATGGAGTTCCGCCTCGTCATTTTCAGCCTATCCGCTGCCCAG GTAATCGTTTGTCTGTTAACTGAGGAAATTGTGATAGATCGTGGTCTCGTCAAAGTGATGGATTCTTCCTTCTGGTTGAAGTTACGACCACGCAAAGAAAAATACTTGGCGGTcgaaaaggaaataaaattgaGCGATTGGCCTCCAGTTGAAAACCTTGTAGAGTTGTCTCCATTGGTGACATCCGCAGTTGCTCAGAAATAA